From a region of the Helianthus annuus cultivar XRQ/B chromosome 5, HanXRQr2.0-SUNRISE, whole genome shotgun sequence genome:
- the LOC110943121 gene encoding zinc finger BED domain-containing protein RICESLEEPER 1-like, producing the protein MLSTTLEFKEVFENYADRESTYTKLPSGDDWKKCKDVCLFLSLFNEATKIISGSEYPTSNLFLIELYVIKNALDTVALEENDCMRSMACKMKEKFDKYWGSTNLLISLGVVMDPRYKMELIKLSFNTIYSLEEAKEEVQVVNDILEDLFNEYIEAHKESNVVRTGGATTGSGSEIRAGSSKSSSSFMTSRFGDGLKSGSAMYAQHIKSLDTVERVKSELATYLQEGVYISETGASFDVLGWWKENRLKYRILSKMAADILYVPITTVASKSAFSAGGRVVEPHRSCLGTEMVDMLVCGADWYRHYYGLHKKKIKENDDITYIELE; encoded by the exons ATGTTGTCTACGACTTTGGAGTTTAAAGAAGTTTTTGAGAATTATGCCGATCGAGAAAGTACATACACCAAATTACCAAGTGGTGATGATTGGAAAAAATGTAAAGATGTTTGCTTATTCTTGTCACTTTTCAATGAGGCTACCAAAATAATTTCAG GTTCTGAGTATCCAACTTCTAATTTATTTCTCATTGAGTTATACGTTATAAAGAATGCATTGGATACTGTAGCTCTGGAGGAGAATGATTGCATGCGATCTATGGCatgtaaaatgaaagaaaaatttGACAAATACTGGGGCTCTACTAATCTGTTGATTTCTCTGGGTGTTGTTATGGATCCAAGATATAAAATGGAACTAATTAAATTATCTTTCAATACAATTTATTCTCTGGAGGAGGCTAAAGAAGAAGTACAAGTTGTTAATGACATTTTAGAGGATTTGTTTAATGAGTATATTGAGGCACATAAGGAATCGAATGTTGTTCGAACTGGTGGTGCAACTACTGGGAGTGGAAGCGAGATCAGAGCTGGTTCTTCTAAGAGTTCATCAAGCTTCATGACTTCTCGATTTGGTGATGGTTTGAAATCAGGTAGCGCTATGTATGCTCAACATATTAAAAGTCTTGATACTGTTGAACGTGTAAAGTCAGAGTTAGCCACTTATTTACAGGAAGGAGTGTACATTTCTGAGACAGGTGCAAGTTTTGATGTTTTGGGATGGTGGAAAGAGAATAGACTTAAGTATAGAATTTTGTCCAAAATGGCAGCTGATATCCTATATGTTCCAATAACAACTGTTGCTTCTAAATCGGCTTTCAGCGCTGGTGGCAGGGTTGTTGAGCCACATCGTTCTTGTTTAGGAACAGAGATGGTTGATATGCTTGTTTGTGGAGCTGATTGGTATCGTCATTACTATGGACTacataaaaagaaaatcaag GAAAATGACGATATTACATACATTGAGCTTGAATGA